The Entelurus aequoreus isolate RoL-2023_Sb linkage group LG23, RoL_Eaeq_v1.1, whole genome shotgun sequence genome has a window encoding:
- the LOC133641183 gene encoding uncharacterized protein LOC133641183: MRKMCLMLTRVPDHFSQYQPIPDHSEASRPTSQPSEKQHFQAQSRQECIQLKPVPDRSSQYQTTPASTSQYQTAPRSSRNALDSELFQLNMKVQNILENQGESMRMLRGLAAQSVGPESVDVQDLIDQPFETLEQLKAFCERLDTDLLLREQLVKALTALGGQNLADTVRTMLRKIATNKVLEQLGLRGKSGKVAFEDFPLYRIINKACRGVYKQTTTAEVDCELGEVLKLATFRKGGSKFEEKRRN; encoded by the exons ATGAGGAAGATGTGTTTAATGCTGACG CGAGTACCAGACCACTTCAGCCAGTACCAGCCAATACCAGACCACTCCGAGGCATCCAGGCCGACCTCACAGCCCAGCGAGAAGCAGCACTTCCAGGCTCAGTCCAGACAGGAATGCATCCagctcaagccagtaccagaccgctcaagccagtaccagaccaCTCCAGCCAGTACGAGTCAGTACCAGACCGCTCCAAGAAGCAGCAGGAATGCCCTTGACAGTGAAC ttttccagttgaacatgaaagttcaaaatatacttgagaaccagggagaaagtatgcgcatgctgagagggctggcagcacagtctgtggggccagaatctgtggatgttcaagatctcattgatcagcctttcgagactcttgagcagctgaaggccttctgtgaacggctcgacactgatcttctgctcagagagcagctg gtgaaagctcttactgctcttggtgggcagaatttggcagacacggtgaggacaatgctgaggaaaattgccacaaacaaagtcctggagcagcttggcctccgtggaaagtcaggaaaagtggcgtttgaggactttcccctttacagaataataaata aggcatgcaggggtgtttacaagcagacgaccacagctgaagtggattgtgagcttggagaggtcctgaaactggccacttttcgaaagggaggttcaaaatttgag